A region of the Burkholderiales bacterium genome:
GCTGAAAACGAATCGAATTCGTTTCGCCCAGCAGGTTTTGCGCGTTTTGTTTCGCCACTTCCAGCGTAGCAGCGGAATAATCCACCGCATTGATTTGTGCGAGAGGCCGATGTCTGGCGAGCGCAACCGCGACATTGCCGCAGCCAGTGCCAAGGTCCAGCACTTTGCAAGATTTGTTTTGCGGGATGCGCGCCAGCGCCAGCTCAACCAACAGTTCCGTCTCAGGACGGGGAATCAGCACCGCCGGTGTCACTTTGAAATTGAGGCCGTAGAACTCGCGCTCGCCGAGAATGTAGGCCACCGGCTCGCCCGTTCGCCGGCGTTTGACGAATGTGTAATAGGCCGCCGCCTGTCCCGGGCTCAATGGCTCATCGTCATGCGCCACGAGAAATACACGGTCCGCCCCAAGCACCGCCTGCAGCAGCGGCCGCGCATCGCCGGCTTCAAGGCCCGTATGGCGCAGCGCTTGCGCAATGCGGATGGATTTTTCCAACGCGACTGCTGACATCAATTCTCCTCGGCCAATGTTGCAAGCAGCTCAGCGTGGTGTTCGGCCATCAGCACGTCGGTCAATTCGCTCAAATCGCCGTCCATGATCTGATCAATCTTGTGCAGCGTGAGATTGATGCGGTGATCGGTGATGCGTCCCTGTGGAAAATTGTAGGTGCGGATGCGCTCGGAACGGTCGCCGCTGCCAATCAGCGACTTGCGGGTCGCGGCCTGCTTCGCCTGCTGCTCGCGCAACTGTTTATCCTTGATGCGCGCGGCGAGAATCGCCAGCGCCTGCGCCTTGTTCTTGTGCTGCGAGCGGCCGTCCTGGCATTCCGCCACGATGCCGGTCGGCAAATGCGTGACCCGCACCGCGGAATCGGTCTTGTTGATGTGCTGCCCGCCGGCGCCGGAGGCGCGGTAGGTGTCGATGCGCAGTTCCGCGGGATTCAACACCACTTCGGAAATTTCATCGACTTCGGGCAACACCGCCACGGTGCAGGCGGAAGTATGAATGCGCCCCTGCGTTTCGGTCGCCGGCACGCGCTGCACGCGATGGCCGCCGGATTCGAATTTAAGCTTGGAATACGCGCCGCGGCCGATGATCTCGGCGATGATTTCCTTGTAGCCGCCGATGTCGGAGGGGCTTTCCGAAATCACTTCCACCTGCCAGCGCTGCCGCTCGGCATAGCGCGAATACATGCGGAATAAATCCCGCGCGAACAAGGCGGACTCTTCGCCGCCGGTGCCGGCGCGGATTTCCAGAAAAATGTTGCGCTCATCGTTGGGATCCTGCGGCAGGAGCTTTTTTTGCAGCTCGTTTTCGAGGCGCACGAGCTTTTCCTTTCCCTCGCGGATTTCGGCTTCGGCAAACTCGCGCATCAGCGGGTCGGACTGCATGTCCAGCGCCGCTTCGATGTCACGCTGGTTCAACCGGTAGGTCTGATACAACTCGACGATGGGCGTAATCTCCGCATGCTCGCGCGTGAGCTTGCGGTAATTTTCCATGTCCGCGGCGGCGTTCTCGTGGCTTAGGAGTTGGTTGAGTTGGTCGAGGCGTTTGCTGAGTTGCGAGAGCTTGCCGGCGATGCTGGGTTTCATTCGGATCGGTGCAGCTGATAAAGGCGGTTGATCAAGGCCGCCAGTTGTTCGCGCTCATCGGCTCCCGCGTGGTTCAGCGCTTGAGTGGGAACATGCAGGAACTTGTTGAGCAGCGCCTGGCTCAATTGCTCCACCACCTGCTGCGGGTCGGCGCCGCGCTGAAGCTGTCTGAGCGCGCGCTGCAATTCTTTTCTGCGGCTGCGCTCGGCGTGGTCGCGAAGCGCGCGGATGGTCGGCACCAGCTCTCGGCTTTCCAGCCAGTGCACGAAATTCGTGACATTGGAATCAATGATCGCTTCCGCCTGCGCCACGGCGTTATGGCGCACGCCCAGCCCGCTTTGCACCATGTGCCCGAGGTCGTCCACGGTATAGAGGAACACATCGTCGAGCTTGCCTACTTCGGCTTCGACATCGCGCGGCACGGCAAGGTCGATGAGGAGGAGCGGCCGATGCTTGCGCGCTTTAATCGCCCGCTCCAGCATGCCCTTGCCCAATATCGGCAACGGGCTCGCGGTGCTGGTGACGATAATGTCGTTGACGGCAAGCTGCTCCGGCAGCTCATTGAGCGTAATGGTCTCGGCACCGAGGCGTTGCGCCAGAGTTTGCGCGCGCTCCAGCGTGCGGTTGGCCACCGTGATGCGCTTCGGTTTGTGCGCCGCGAAGTGGGTCGCGCACAATTCAATCATCTCGCCTGCGCCGATCAGGAGCAGATGTTGTTCGGCAATTGCGGGAAAGATGCGCTCGGCCACGCGCACGGCGGCGGCGGCCATGGAAATCGAACAGGCCCCGATATCGGTGTGGCTGCGCACTTCCTTCGCCACCGAAAACGAGCGCTGAAAGAGTTTGTGCAATAGCAGGCCCAAAGTTCCCGCTTCTTCCGCGGTGCGCACCGCCTGCTTGATTTGCCCCAGGATTTGCGGCTCGCCCAGCACCATCGAATCGAGGCCGCTGGCGACACGGAAGGCGTGCTTCACCGCTTTTTCCTGCGGCAGGGTGTAAAGATAAGGTTGCAGGCTCAGGGTCTTGAGATGGTGGTAATCGGCGAGCCAATCCACCGCCGCTTTCGGCTCCGGCGTATTGCAATAGACCTCGGTGCGGTTGCAGGTGGAAATGATGGCCGCTTCCGCAACCGGCCTGCGGTTCACCAGGTCCCGCAAGGCTACACCCAAAGTTTGCGCGTGAAACGCGACCCGCTCGCGCATGGCCAAGGGGGCGGTCTGGTGGTTGATGCCAAAGGCAAATAACTGCATGCCGTGACCTGTAGAAACAGAAAAAGCGGAGAGTATTATAGCATTGGGGCGTTTGGGAAAAGCTCGGCACGCAAGTACTGCGTCAGGGCCCGCCCATACGCGCTGGAAAAAGAAAACGGACGCCCGTCGGTTAAAGCGAAGGTGTCCGTTGAGTGATTAACTACGGGTACCTAGCCTTTATTTGGCCTTGGCCTTGGCTTTGGCGGCATTGCAATCTTTTTCGGTCATGGCGACGAAGCCCGTGCCCTTGCAGCCGTTCTGGCCCTTGCAGGCGTTCTTGGCGGTCTTGCAGTCGCTCTTGCCCTTGCAAGCGTTCACGCTTTCACAGTGCATTTTGCCTTCGGCCGCCACGGCTTGACCTACGCCGGCAGTAACAAACATGCCGGCCGCGGCAACGGCCAAAGCAATACCTGTGAGTTTTTTAACAGCGGTCATGGTTTATATCTCCTGAAGTTGCAAAAAGCCCGGTTTTTTAGCCCGGCAGGCAAGCCGGACTATTCATAATGCGACCGAGCTGCGCATTGATGAATTCTGATGATTGGTGCCTTGGTCGAGAAAGCCCTGCATTTCCTAACAGTAACGTGCTCACCAAGGGTTGAGTTGACGGGCTTCTCGCCCGTTCGCGCGCCCAAATTTATGCCGACTGCCCCCAAATACGGTAAAATTTACGATTTGGATTCACTTTCCCGGGCGCGCGGTCTGCCGCCGCGCCACCAAGTGTAGGGGTTTTTTAAGGAAATGTCTCCGCAAACGATTTCCAGACGTGTGAGCGCCGGCGTGCGCATCGGCCCGGTTACCATCGGTGGCGGCGCTCCCATCGTGGTGCAATCGATGACCAATACCGATACCGCCGACGTCGAGTCCACGGCCATACAGGTAGCCGCACTGGCCCAAGCCGGTTCGGAACTGGTGCGCATCACCGTCAATTCCGCCGAAGCGGCGGCGGCCGTGCCCGCCATCCGCGGACGCATGGAGCAAATGGGCTGCAAGGTACCGCTGATCGGCGATTTTCATTTCAACGGCCACAAGCTCCTCACCGAATATCCCGGCTGCGCCGAGGCACTAGCTAAATACCGCATCAACCCCGGCAACGTCGGCCGCGGCTCCAAGCGCGATGAGCAGTTCGCCACCATGATCGAGGTCGCGTGCAAATACAGAAAGCCGGTGCGCATCGGCGTGAACTGGGGCAGCCTCGACCCGGCGCTGCTCACGCGCATGATGGATGAAAACGCGAAACTTCCCGAGCCCAAGGACGCCAACGAAGTCACGCGCGAAGCGCTGATTGTCTCGGCGATCGACAACGCCAGGCGCGCGGAGGAAATCGGCCTTGCGCACGACAAAATCGTGCTCTCCTGCAAGGTAAGCGGCGTGCAGGACTTGATTACGGTGTACTCGGAACTGGCGCGGCGCGGCGATTATCCACTGCACCTGGGCCTTACCGAAGCGGGAATGGGCTCAAAGGGCATCGTTGCTTCGACCGCGGCGCTCTCGGTTTTGTTGCAACAGGGCATCGGCGACACGATACGCATTTCGCTCACGCCCGAGCCCGGCGGCGACCGCACCCGGGAAGTCATTGTGGCGCAGGAAATCCTGCAGACGATGGGGTTGCGCTCGTTCACGCCGATGGTGGTGGCCTGCCCCGGTTGCGGCCGCACCACCAGCACTTTTTTCCAGGAACTCGCCGACAAGATTCAAACCTATCTGCGCAACCAGATGCCGGTATGGCGCGAGAAATATGCCGGCGTGGAAGAAATGAACGTGGCGGTGATGGGCTGCGTGGTGAACGGACCGGGCGAGAGCAAGCACGCCAACATCGGCATCAGTCTGCCCGGCTCGGGGGAGACGCCGGTGGCGCCGGTGTTCGTCGACGGGCAAAAAACAGTGACGCTCAAGGGCGCGAACATCGCCGAGGAATTCCAGAAAATCGTCGAAGACTACGTGCGGGCGAGGTACGCGAAGCATGGAACCTCTGATTAAGTCCCGCGCGTGCACGACGGTGTGTTTTCCGGCTGTCGGGCGCGAAGCGAGGAGCGCCGTTGGGTGGTTACCCAATAAGCGACGAGCGCTAAAGCCCGGCGGTTGGAAAGCGCCCCGGACTCGGTCTCGCGCAGGGCGCGCGGACACGTTACTGGCAAAGCCAGCTGTTTGCGGGAAGCGCGCCATTGGCCCGCCTTCCGCTCCGGATGGCTCCGCCAACGCCGTGTCGGCGGGCCTGGTACCGGAAGGGGCGCAAGCTGCCGCAAGGAACACAATAAAACGGGGCGCTCATGCTGCCGCTCCCGCACCCAAGCTTCGCTTACCGTGTCGCGGCAGCCGTCCCATCCGGGTTGCGGCGAATGAACGGCCGTCTGCGGCGAACCCTCACCCCATCCCTCTCCCGCAAGCGGGAGAGGGAGCGTTCGTTCCTTCTCCCCCAGGGAGAAGGTTAGGATGAGGGCGGCTCGGGCTTGCGTTACTACTCAGTAGCGCTTCGCCCTTGCGCCTTGCATCCTGCCGTTCCTCGCCCGCAACGCGCATCGCGAAGGACTTAATCAGAGGTTCCTTAGCCGCAATAGCCGTTGGCGCGGAACCAATCCACCGCGTCTTTCAGCGCTTGTTCCACCGCCCGCGGATGGTAGCCCAGTTCGCGTTGCGCCTTCTCAATCGAAAAAAACATGTATTTTTTGGAAAGCCGCACGCCATCCACGGTCGCGCGCGGCTCGCTCCCGTCGGTGAGCCACGCCCAGGCTTCGGCAAGATAAGCAATCGGCAAAACCAGATTGTGGGGCAGCCTCACACGGGGCGGTTTATGCCCGGCAATTTTCGCCACTACGGTCAAAATTTCCTTGAGCGTCATGTTGCGTGCGCCGAGGATGTAGCGCTCGCCGATGGTGCCGCGCTCATAAGCCAGCCAATGCCCTTCCGCGACATCGTCCACATGCACCAGATTGAGGCCGGTGTCCACATAAGCCGGCGTGCGACCGCAGGCTGCATCCAGCACCATGCGCCCCGTAGGTGTGGGCTTGATGTCGCGCGGCCCGACCGGCGTGGAGGGATTAACGATGACCGCGGGCAAGCCCTGCTCCTGCACCAGCTTTTTCACTTCCGCCTCGGCCATGAATTTCGAGCGTTTGTAATGCCCAATCATGTCGGCGAACGCCACCGGTGTATTTTCATCCGCCGGCGTGCCGTCGGCATTCAAGCCCAAAGTCGCGACACTGCTGGTATAGACGATGCGTTTCACGCCGGTCTTTAGCGCCGCCTGCATGATGTTAAGCGTGCCGTTGACGTTGCTTTGATAAAGCTCATCGGGGTTGCGCGTCCACAGGCGGTAATCGGCAGCGGCGTGAAACAGCGAATTACAGCCTTCTAATGCGCGCTCAAGCGAGGCTTTGTCGGTGAGATTGCCCTGCGCGATTTCCACGGGCAACTCCTCGATGTTGCGGCGGTCGCTGGTGGGACGCAGCAAGACTTTCACGCGGTGTCCTGCGGCGATAAGTCTGCGCGCGAGCGCCGAGCCGACAAAACCCGAAGCGCCGGTAACCAGACTGGCAGTCATGTGACAGCGCTAATAGCTACTGCAAGCACAATTTCGGGCCGGCGAGCCGGGCGATGGTTTGCAGCGTCGCCTGCGCCGCACGGAAGTTCTTGCCCAACCCGATCAGCGCGCCAATATCCGCAGGGTGGGCAAGCAGGGAGAATAAAAGTCTGGTGAGATGCAGGCGCCCGTATTCGTCGCTGGCGCGGATTACGCTGCGGGGAAGGGTCATGTCGGCGGTATCCACCACCGCGCGCACCGCTACAAACGGCACGCCGGCCTGCTTCGCCGCTTGCACAATCGCCGCGCTTTCCATATCCACCGCCACTGCACCGCTCGCTTGCGCCAGGGACCGTTTTTGGGCGGAGCCGGTCATGACGGAAAGACACTCGATCAACGCGCCGTCGCTCACCATGACATGTCGGGCGACGCAAGTATGAATACGGCTGCGCCAAGCTTCGTCAACCGGAAACTGGTTTTGGTCCGCGGCATGGATTTGCCGGGGCAATACCAGGGTTCCCGGACCCAACTTGGGATCAAGCCCGCCGGTGACACCCCAGCTCAACAACGCAGTGGCTCCGGCATCGAGCAGGGAATGCGCCGCGCGCCGGGCTTTGTCCCTGCCGATGCCGCTGACTTGAATCCAGCCGGCGTCATTAAGTGAAATG
Encoded here:
- the prmC gene encoding peptide chain release factor N(5)-glutamine methyltransferase codes for the protein MSAVALEKSIRIAQALRHTGLEAGDARPLLQAVLGADRVFLVAHDDEPLSPGQAAAYYTFVKRRRTGEPVAYILGEREFYGLNFKVTPAVLIPRPETELLVELALARIPQNKSCKVLDLGTGCGNVAVALARHRPLAQINAVDYSAATLEVAKQNAQNLLGETNSIRFQQSDWYAALNDEKFDLIVSNPPYVAASDPHLQQGDLRFEPGPALLAGSDGLECIKHIASRAPRHLHGGGCLLFEHGYGQAEACRSLLAASGFFNLFSAADLAGIPRVCGGQIA
- the prfA gene encoding peptide chain release factor 1, which produces MKPSIAGKLSQLSKRLDQLNQLLSHENAAADMENYRKLTREHAEITPIVELYQTYRLNQRDIEAALDMQSDPLMREFAEAEIREGKEKLVRLENELQKKLLPQDPNDERNIFLEIRAGTGGEESALFARDLFRMYSRYAERQRWQVEVISESPSDIGGYKEIIAEIIGRGAYSKLKFESGGHRVQRVPATETQGRIHTSACTVAVLPEVDEISEVVLNPAELRIDTYRASGAGGQHINKTDSAVRVTHLPTGIVAECQDGRSQHKNKAQALAILAARIKDKQLREQQAKQAATRKSLIGSGDRSERIRTYNFPQGRITDHRINLTLHKIDQIMDGDLSELTDVLMAEHHAELLATLAEEN
- the hemA gene encoding glutamyl-tRNA reductase — translated: MQLFAFGINHQTAPLAMRERVAFHAQTLGVALRDLVNRRPVAEAAIISTCNRTEVYCNTPEPKAAVDWLADYHHLKTLSLQPYLYTLPQEKAVKHAFRVASGLDSMVLGEPQILGQIKQAVRTAEEAGTLGLLLHKLFQRSFSVAKEVRSHTDIGACSISMAAAAVRVAERIFPAIAEQHLLLIGAGEMIELCATHFAAHKPKRITVANRTLERAQTLAQRLGAETITLNELPEQLAVNDIIVTSTASPLPILGKGMLERAIKARKHRPLLLIDLAVPRDVEAEVGKLDDVFLYTVDDLGHMVQSGLGVRHNAVAQAEAIIDSNVTNFVHWLESRELVPTIRALRDHAERSRRKELQRALRQLQRGADPQQVVEQLSQALLNKFLHVPTQALNHAGADEREQLAALINRLYQLHRSE
- the ispG gene encoding flavodoxin-dependent (E)-4-hydroxy-3-methylbut-2-enyl-diphosphate synthase, with amino-acid sequence MSPQTISRRVSAGVRIGPVTIGGGAPIVVQSMTNTDTADVESTAIQVAALAQAGSELVRITVNSAEAAAAVPAIRGRMEQMGCKVPLIGDFHFNGHKLLTEYPGCAEALAKYRINPGNVGRGSKRDEQFATMIEVACKYRKPVRIGVNWGSLDPALLTRMMDENAKLPEPKDANEVTREALIVSAIDNARRAEEIGLAHDKIVLSCKVSGVQDLITVYSELARRGDYPLHLGLTEAGMGSKGIVASTAALSVLLQQGIGDTIRISLTPEPGGDRTREVIVAQEILQTMGLRSFTPMVVACPGCGRTTSTFFQELADKIQTYLRNQMPVWREKYAGVEEMNVAVMGCVVNGPGESKHANIGISLPGSGETPVAPVFVDGQKTVTLKGANIAEEFQKIVEDYVRARYAKHGTSD
- the hpnA gene encoding hopanoid-associated sugar epimerase, which gives rise to MTASLVTGASGFVGSALARRLIAAGHRVKVLLRPTSDRRNIEELPVEIAQGNLTDKASLERALEGCNSLFHAAADYRLWTRNPDELYQSNVNGTLNIMQAALKTGVKRIVYTSSVATLGLNADGTPADENTPVAFADMIGHYKRSKFMAEAEVKKLVQEQGLPAVIVNPSTPVGPRDIKPTPTGRMVLDAACGRTPAYVDTGLNLVHVDDVAEGHWLAYERGTIGERYILGARNMTLKEILTVVAKIAGHKPPRVRLPHNLVLPIAYLAEAWAWLTDGSEPRATVDGVRLSKKYMFFSIEKAQRELGYHPRAVEQALKDAVDWFRANGYCG